One window from the genome of Sulfodiicoccus acidiphilus encodes:
- a CDS encoding cysteine synthase family protein, whose product MWPTPLLRLPFDGDVWAKLEFYNPFSKSVKDRTAWFLFKEALKKDSKWIMEATSGNTGLALAALSAYFKVKFTCFLPTTSPNSFKVMLKMLGADVQEMGSRTSEIVPLVKQLAQASGAINLDQFNSELNVEAHYRTTGIELERQLRAVGKVPKNLVATLGTAGHIIGVARYLREVYGDLVRIVGVQPAIGSGIPGIKRLESDNRFIKTTKIDEVVDVTAEEAAEGALRVARAVGLLVGPSAGATVAATMKLSLQGTTVLIFPDDASKYLDFYKRYLGL is encoded by the coding sequence ATGTGGCCCACTCCTTTACTTAGATTACCCTTTGATGGAGATGTATGGGCTAAACTCGAATTCTATAACCCGTTCAGCAAAAGTGTTAAGGATAGGACCGCTTGGTTCCTTTTCAAGGAGGCCCTAAAGAAGGACTCGAAATGGATAATGGAGGCTACCTCCGGAAACACAGGATTAGCGTTGGCCGCACTCTCTGCTTACTTCAAAGTCAAGTTCACCTGCTTCCTACCCACTACTTCTCCTAACTCTTTTAAGGTGATGTTGAAGATGTTAGGCGCTGATGTGCAAGAGATGGGTTCTAGAACCAGTGAGATAGTGCCACTAGTGAAACAACTGGCCCAAGCCTCCGGTGCTATCAATCTCGATCAGTTCAATAGTGAGTTGAATGTGGAGGCACACTACAGGACAACCGGAATTGAACTTGAAAGACAGTTGAGAGCAGTGGGAAAAGTACCAAAGAACTTGGTGGCTACCTTAGGCACAGCAGGCCACATTATTGGCGTGGCAAGATACCTCAGGGAGGTGTATGGAGATCTCGTCAGGATCGTTGGGGTGCAACCTGCGATTGGGAGTGGAATACCAGGTATAAAGAGACTGGAAAGCGACAACAGGTTCATTAAGACCACTAAGATAGACGAAGTGGTTGACGTCACGGCTGAGGAGGCCGCTGAAGGTGCGTTAAGGGTGGCCAGGGCTGTAGGACTTCTTGTGGGCCCTAGCGCGGGCGCAACAGTTGCCGCTACAATGAAGCTCTCTCTTCAGGGTACAACTGTCCTGATCTTCCCAGACGACGCCTCGAAGTACCTTGATTTCTACAAGAGGTATTTAGGTCTGTGA
- a CDS encoding sulfurtransferase TusA family protein, whose translation MSEYVIDSNDVCSMVLVKLLRIWRNASPGDIVVVRTPWEGAASELGKWCTETGNTFLSVQREGGRYVVRLRLEGKFT comes from the coding sequence TTGAGCGAGTATGTGATAGATTCAAACGATGTTTGTAGTATGGTGTTAGTGAAGTTATTGAGGATATGGCGTAATGCTTCTCCTGGAGACATCGTTGTGGTGAGAACGCCATGGGAGGGAGCCGCCTCTGAGCTTGGGAAATGGTGCACCGAGACTGGAAACACCTTTCTCTCGGTCCAGCGAGAAGGCGGCAGGTACGTCGTGAGACTTCGCCTTGAAGGTAAGTTCACCTAA
- a CDS encoding DsrE/DsrF/DrsH-like family protein gives MSKLTLLLADNALDKLYHGLVMALDAKTMGWTVKFFVTSQAIVLFTKKSQGKGRMKMGTLARLYVNYSMKRLGLSSAQDMLKEALQEGVEFYVDEIGLKMVGFSKEDIMDGVKLSGGVSFLQEARDSDVVVTL, from the coding sequence ATGTCTAAGCTCACCCTCTTGTTGGCAGATAACGCGTTGGACAAGCTCTATCACGGATTGGTGATGGCGTTAGACGCAAAGACTATGGGTTGGACGGTGAAGTTCTTCGTCACATCCCAGGCTATAGTTCTCTTTACAAAGAAGAGTCAAGGAAAAGGTAGGATGAAAATGGGGACGCTAGCCAGGCTTTACGTAAACTATTCTATGAAGAGGTTGGGGTTGTCATCTGCCCAAGACATGTTGAAAGAAGCTTTACAGGAGGGAGTGGAGTTTTACGTCGACGAGATAGGTCTCAAGATGGTCGGCTTCAGTAAGGAGGATATCATGGACGGAGTTAAGTTATCAGGGGGGGTCTCCTTCCTTCAAGAGGCTAGAGATTCTGACGTGGTGGTTACACTTTGA
- a CDS encoding sulfite oxidase-like oxidoreductase: MSNTSKGIEERVPPGQVVTNKFPVLSLGPTPKVERSRLRLRVFGSVGRVMELSWDELMKFPKVEKILDFHCVTGWSRLGDLWEGISLRSLLEAAGPKGEYIMLHSYDGYTTNVPLRYAIDDNSMLAYKLNGKELEPDHGGPLRALIPQLYAWKSAKWISAIEVMVEDSPGFWEQRGYHMLGDYWKEQRYAESYDFMSIINIRKRRSK, from the coding sequence GTGAGCAACACCTCAAAGGGTATTGAGGAGAGAGTCCCCCCTGGCCAGGTAGTAACTAATAAGTTCCCCGTCCTAAGCCTAGGTCCGACCCCTAAGGTTGAGAGGAGCCGGCTAAGGTTAAGGGTGTTTGGGAGTGTAGGACGAGTGATGGAGTTAAGTTGGGATGAGCTAATGAAGTTCCCCAAGGTGGAGAAGATTCTCGACTTCCACTGCGTCACTGGATGGAGCCGCCTAGGAGATCTGTGGGAGGGAATCTCGCTGAGGTCTCTCCTAGAAGCTGCTGGACCTAAGGGTGAGTACATCATGTTACACTCCTACGACGGATATACTACCAACGTGCCACTCAGGTACGCAATTGACGATAACTCCATGCTGGCCTACAAACTCAACGGAAAGGAATTAGAACCAGATCACGGGGGTCCGCTCAGAGCGCTAATACCGCAACTATATGCTTGGAAGAGTGCCAAGTGGATCTCGGCGATAGAGGTGATGGTCGAGGACTCGCCGGGGTTCTGGGAACAGAGGGGGTACCACATGCTGGGAGACTATTGGAAGGAGCAAAGGTACGCTGAGAGCTACGACTTCATGAGCATTATTAATATAAGAAAAAGGCGCAGCAAGTAG
- a CDS encoding DUF711 family protein, with product MKLRALTYFVSSLDRVAEVSDSLSAIQLDVWSKRVALPPTPREITTSKLVELPLRKELIYALVHLRGKDPRVKDVPDLLRSVPNSFGSILVGSVQQVEEVASIMSKLEPEEATRLLILLNHDFLLTPYFPAACSSGKEGVGVALLYVQEFKEGRVSESLRIAEEVGIRAASSLGTKFLGVDPSLSPWMDESVGALIEENSGKLFSPGNMGVVMNLNRKIEEASNLVDKRLGFSEVMLPVGEDNVLKSRVEEGTLTLSSLISLTAVCAAGLDMVALGEVNLKSLLLDLLALRATKGRPYGVRVIPTGLKYGSVINLDQFGRIPIVKVV from the coding sequence TTGAAGCTAAGAGCTTTAACTTACTTCGTTTCCTCCTTAGATAGGGTTGCAGAAGTCTCAGACTCGTTGAGCGCAATACAGTTAGACGTCTGGAGTAAGAGAGTGGCATTACCGCCAACCCCGCGGGAGATAACAACGTCTAAATTAGTGGAACTCCCCCTGAGGAAGGAACTCATATACGCCTTGGTGCACCTTAGAGGCAAGGATCCTCGAGTCAAGGACGTACCCGATCTACTTAGATCGGTCCCTAACTCCTTCGGCTCAATACTAGTAGGAAGCGTGCAGCAGGTTGAAGAAGTGGCCTCTATCATGTCAAAGTTGGAACCCGAAGAGGCCACTAGGCTCCTAATATTGTTAAACCATGACTTCCTTCTTACTCCATACTTTCCGGCGGCATGTTCGTCAGGGAAGGAAGGCGTGGGAGTGGCCCTCCTTTACGTTCAAGAGTTCAAGGAAGGGAGGGTGAGTGAGAGTCTGAGGATCGCGGAGGAAGTGGGAATTAGAGCCGCCTCCTCACTCGGGACAAAGTTCCTCGGTGTGGATCCCTCACTTTCACCTTGGATGGACGAAAGTGTAGGGGCCCTAATAGAAGAAAATAGTGGAAAGCTCTTCTCCCCAGGAAATATGGGAGTAGTGATGAACTTGAACAGGAAGATAGAGGAAGCATCTAACTTGGTCGACAAGAGATTGGGGTTTTCGGAAGTGATGCTTCCAGTGGGAGAGGACAACGTCTTAAAGTCTAGGGTTGAGGAAGGGACGCTCACCTTAAGCTCACTGATTTCACTTACGGCAGTATGTGCAGCCGGGCTAGACATGGTAGCCCTAGGAGAGGTGAACCTTAAGTCATTGCTTCTGGATTTGTTAGCCCTAAGGGCAACAAAGGGTAGGCCTTACGGGGTTAGGGTAATTCCCACCGGACTAAAATACGGCTCAGTCATTAACCTTGATCAATTCGGCCGTATACCAATCGTCAAAGTCGTGTGA
- a CDS encoding phosphate signaling complex PhoU family protein: protein MEIRRVQKFGKSTLMVSLPAGWVKEVSLTPGENVYIEVDEDGSLKVYPPSMKVESSSKELKVTAPGSTMGELLARIVYATYITGYDKLTIESKDEPFSEDSMKRVKEAVRSLIGLEIISQAPDSITVQSFLDPTKYTMSSLMLRMTSSLKQMLHYLSLGIKESSRTFLQEVIELEKEVDRLYFLALRQLILSQTNRTLAYVIGVKKIQIIGNRILVKAVEEAADEVSEAATDLLMLSPDELESFKSRWNEISMLIEQTSVIIDHATKMLSKEDIKLTNEVMEELRTMRRTLLTEIPEVEVPKNGDGKRADMALRLLFMRLYNSIRRMEPIAEISFNRALENLREIII, encoded by the coding sequence TTGGAGATAAGGAGAGTACAAAAGTTTGGTAAGTCCACTCTGATGGTGTCCCTCCCAGCAGGTTGGGTAAAGGAGGTGAGCTTGACCCCAGGAGAGAACGTATACATCGAAGTCGATGAAGACGGAAGTTTGAAGGTCTACCCTCCTTCGATGAAGGTTGAGTCGTCGTCAAAGGAACTCAAGGTGACCGCGCCTGGAAGCACAATGGGGGAACTGCTGGCCAGGATAGTTTATGCCACCTACATCACAGGGTACGACAAACTTACAATTGAGAGCAAGGACGAGCCCTTCAGCGAAGACTCTATGAAGAGAGTTAAGGAGGCGGTTAGAAGCCTGATAGGACTGGAGATCATTTCTCAGGCCCCCGATAGTATAACTGTTCAGTCCTTCCTAGACCCCACTAAGTACACTATGAGTAGTCTCATGCTCAGAATGACTAGCTCCTTGAAGCAAATGCTGCATTACCTGAGCCTAGGAATAAAGGAGTCAAGTAGGACATTCCTTCAGGAGGTAATAGAATTGGAGAAGGAGGTGGACAGGCTCTACTTCCTTGCACTAAGGCAATTAATACTCTCCCAGACCAACAGGACCTTGGCATACGTCATAGGTGTGAAGAAGATCCAGATAATCGGTAACAGGATATTAGTCAAGGCAGTAGAGGAGGCGGCGGACGAGGTATCCGAGGCGGCGACGGATCTCTTAATGTTAAGCCCTGATGAGCTGGAGAGTTTTAAGAGCAGGTGGAATGAGATAAGTATGCTAATAGAGCAGACCTCAGTGATAATAGATCACGCAACCAAGATGCTCTCCAAGGAAGACATAAAGCTTACCAACGAAGTGATGGAGGAATTAAGGACAATGAGAAGGACACTCCTGACCGAGATTCCTGAGGTGGAGGTCCCGAAGAACGGGGACGGGAAGAGAGCTGACATGGCCCTAAGGTTACTGTTCATGAGACTCTACAATTCCATAAGACGCATGGAGCCAATAGCGGAGATATCGTTCAACAGGGCGTTAGAAAACCTAAGGGAAATAATCATTTGA
- a CDS encoding nicotinate phosphoribosyltransferase, with amino-acid sequence MRTFAAQERDIVEGKVTDVYFERTMRVLKAMGLANLRVKMEVHSYGLPHGYQWAVFAGLEEALRLLEGRQLDVYAMPEGTLFREVEPVMIIEGPYEEMAIYETALLGVLRHSSSIATKAARIRLAATNKTLFFFGLRSAHPALAPVLDRAAYVGGVDSVSGVVSRDYFGLEPSGTMPHALVLAVGDNESAWKAFDEFVEPQVPRIMLVDTLEDERTEALKAARLLGKKLTGVRLDTPGSRRGNFRRIIEEVRWNLRINGHGHVKIFVSGGIDEEDILQLRDVVDGFGVGTSIAFPPSVDLSMDIVEKYVNGQWVKFTKRGKWPGAKQVYRCQGMQDHITLMEEKVEFQGCRPLLRQYMSAGKIIQSLPSLKEIRDYVISQLSQLELIK; translated from the coding sequence ATGAGGACGTTCGCAGCTCAGGAGAGGGACATAGTGGAGGGTAAGGTTACTGATGTGTATTTTGAAAGAACAATGAGAGTCCTGAAGGCCATGGGACTCGCCAACCTCAGAGTGAAGATGGAGGTGCATTCCTACGGGCTACCTCATGGCTATCAGTGGGCGGTTTTCGCAGGGTTGGAGGAGGCGTTGAGGTTACTAGAGGGACGCCAACTTGACGTATACGCTATGCCTGAGGGGACTCTGTTCAGGGAGGTGGAACCAGTAATGATAATTGAGGGGCCCTATGAGGAGATGGCGATTTATGAGACCGCCCTTCTTGGAGTCCTAAGGCACTCCTCGAGCATAGCGACGAAGGCAGCTCGAATAAGGCTCGCTGCTACTAACAAGACCCTCTTCTTTTTTGGACTACGCTCTGCTCATCCAGCCCTCGCCCCTGTACTAGATAGGGCTGCTTACGTTGGAGGGGTGGATTCCGTCTCGGGGGTGGTGAGCAGAGACTACTTCGGCCTAGAACCATCAGGCACAATGCCCCACGCTTTGGTTTTGGCGGTAGGTGACAACGAGAGCGCGTGGAAGGCCTTCGATGAGTTCGTGGAGCCTCAGGTACCCCGAATAATGTTGGTCGACACTTTAGAGGATGAAAGGACCGAGGCTCTAAAGGCTGCTAGGTTACTTGGGAAGAAGTTGACGGGAGTCAGACTTGACACTCCAGGTAGTAGAAGAGGAAACTTCAGGAGGATTATAGAGGAGGTCAGGTGGAATCTGAGGATAAATGGCCACGGGCATGTTAAGATCTTCGTGAGCGGAGGTATAGACGAGGAAGACATACTACAATTGAGAGACGTCGTTGATGGGTTCGGAGTTGGGACGTCTATAGCGTTCCCTCCTAGCGTTGACCTCAGTATGGACATAGTAGAGAAGTATGTGAATGGGCAGTGGGTTAAGTTCACTAAGAGGGGAAAGTGGCCTGGAGCTAAGCAGGTATATCGATGTCAAGGAATGCAGGATCACATCACGCTCATGGAGGAAAAGGTAGAGTTCCAAGGTTGCAGACCGTTGTTACGACAGTATATGAGCGCTGGCAAGATAATCCAGAGTCTCCCCTCACTGAAGGAGATCAGGGACTACGTGATCTCCCAACTCTCCCAGCTCGAACTCATCAAATGA
- a CDS encoding 30S ribosomal protein S19e has product MITATMVPADALIRRLSSYIKENFKEVSPPEWALVAKTGPMKERVPDEPTEWWYIRAASIMRKIYIEGKIGTSSLRTIYGGAARRGSAPNRFTKAPGHANRLIMRQLEKAGLLHRVKGGRILSGKGRSLMDRMSMEVFKEVSEINPELKKYLGK; this is encoded by the coding sequence ATGATAACTGCGACCATGGTTCCAGCTGACGCCTTGATAAGGAGGCTGTCAAGTTACATAAAGGAGAACTTCAAGGAGGTCTCGCCTCCTGAATGGGCCCTTGTAGCCAAGACTGGACCTATGAAGGAGAGAGTGCCCGACGAGCCAACAGAATGGTGGTACATCAGAGCCGCATCCATAATGAGAAAGATATACATAGAGGGAAAAATAGGGACGTCCTCCCTGAGAACAATATATGGGGGAGCAGCTAGGAGAGGTTCAGCTCCCAACAGGTTCACAAAGGCCCCGGGTCACGCAAACAGACTCATAATGCGACAGTTAGAGAAGGCGGGCCTGCTTCACAGGGTGAAGGGAGGAAGGATTCTCAGCGGCAAGGGCAGATCTTTAATGGATAGAATGTCTATGGAAGTCTTCAAGGAAGTAAGCGAAATAAACCCTGAACTGAAAAAGTACCTAGGGAAGTGA
- a CDS encoding DNA-binding protein, giving the protein MSDEYDPELEELLRRRANETRRKADEERQRAEMRAKKDAALRIILTPEARERLNNVRLVRPEVADAIENQLIALAQAGRVAVPVSEEDLKRILEQLSGQGKRDFNITIRERGWK; this is encoded by the coding sequence ATGTCAGACGAGTACGACCCAGAACTAGAGGAACTCCTAAGGAGAAGGGCTAACGAAACGAGAAGGAAGGCAGACGAGGAGAGACAGAGGGCTGAAATGAGAGCAAAGAAGGACGCCGCGCTAAGGATTATCTTGACGCCAGAGGCCAGGGAAAGATTGAACAACGTCAGGTTAGTAAGGCCTGAAGTCGCCGACGCCATAGAAAACCAGCTCATAGCCCTAGCCCAAGCTGGAAGGGTGGCGGTTCCAGTGAGTGAAGAGGACCTGAAAAGGATCCTAGAACAACTCTCAGGACAGGGGAAGAGGGACTTCAACATAACAATAAGAGAGAGGGGTTGGAAGTGA
- a CDS encoding 50S ribosomal protein L39e — protein MSKAKPLALKLRLGKKLRANRAIPAWIILRTNNEVRYNPIRRNWRRTKLKV, from the coding sequence GTGAGCAAAGCCAAACCATTGGCGTTAAAGCTTAGGTTGGGAAAGAAGCTTAGGGCCAATAGGGCCATTCCAGCTTGGATAATCCTCAGAACCAATAACGAAGTGAGGTACAACCCTATAAGGAGGAACTGGAGGAGAACTAAGCTGAAGGTGTAA
- a CDS encoding 50S ribosomal protein L31e, with translation MQEKENFEMVISLREVQTGKRAGRASRAIREIRREVRRHTGATRVIVDPLLAELVLGRGRNRCPSKVTVAISKIGEKTVIVKSVLKVSA, from the coding sequence TTGCAGGAAAAAGAGAATTTCGAGATGGTAATTTCGCTCCGAGAAGTACAGACTGGGAAGAGGGCAGGAAGGGCTAGCAGGGCTATACGTGAAATCAGACGGGAAGTGAGGAGACACACCGGTGCAACAAGAGTGATAGTGGATCCGTTGTTGGCAGAGCTGGTCTTAGGTAGGGGAAGAAATAGATGTCCCTCCAAGGTTACAGTGGCCATCTCTAAGATCGGAGAGAAGACCGTTATAGTAAAGTCCGTTCTAAAGGTCAGCGCATGA
- a CDS encoding translation initiation factor IF-6 gives MTLQKASVFGSDNIGIYVFTNNKYTLIPPGLEKETKNAIEGTLRTELIEIQVAGTFLVATLIAGNDNGLLVPKVIREEELKTLKAILPDMRIDVLDTKATALGNIILTNNRGALVFKDFPDAALRVIKDTLDVEVQRGTIAEVQIVGSVGAVNSRGALVHVDATKEDIELVSSLFKTKVDVGTVNFGSVFVKSGVVTNDKGILIGPATTGPEIVRIERVLGD, from the coding sequence ATGACTCTTCAGAAGGCTTCGGTTTTCGGAAGCGATAACATAGGAATATACGTCTTCACCAACAACAAGTACACCCTGATTCCGCCTGGATTGGAGAAGGAGACTAAGAATGCAATCGAGGGAACACTGAGAACCGAACTAATCGAGATTCAGGTGGCAGGAACCTTCTTAGTGGCAACTCTAATAGCTGGAAATGACAACGGATTGCTAGTACCCAAGGTAATCAGGGAGGAAGAGCTCAAGACTCTGAAGGCAATACTTCCGGACATGAGGATCGACGTACTCGACACCAAAGCCACCGCCTTAGGAAATATCATTCTAACAAATAACAGGGGGGCTCTGGTGTTCAAAGATTTCCCTGATGCGGCGTTGAGGGTGATAAAGGACACACTGGACGTAGAGGTACAGAGGGGAACTATAGCCGAGGTGCAGATCGTCGGCTCCGTGGGAGCTGTTAACAGTAGAGGTGCACTAGTTCACGTTGATGCAACCAAGGAGGACATAGAGTTAGTTTCCTCACTCTTTAAAACTAAGGTCGACGTAGGTACCGTTAACTTCGGAAGTGTCTTCGTTAAAAGTGGCGTAGTTACTAACGATAAGGGAATTTTAATAGGGCCTGCTACTACAGGTCCTGAGATAGTCAGAATAGAAAGAGTGTTGGGTGATTAG
- the rpl18a gene encoding 50S ribosomal protein L18Ae, whose protein sequence is MEVKNYMVKGRAKFNTDKFPIEQQFTKYVRAVNKKEAIEKVYSHFGSKNGIRRDEIKITSIEEISLEQVPDKRITDLASMSRVI, encoded by the coding sequence ATGGAAGTGAAGAATTACATGGTGAAAGGGCGAGCTAAATTCAATACAGACAAGTTTCCTATTGAACAACAGTTCACAAAGTACGTTAGGGCAGTTAATAAGAAGGAAGCTATAGAGAAAGTCTACTCACATTTCGGAAGTAAGAACGGTATAAGAAGGGACGAAATAAAGATCACGTCGATTGAGGAGATCTCGTTGGAACAGGTACCCGACAAGAGAATAACAGATCTAGCATCGATGAGCAGAGTAATATGA
- the pfdA gene encoding prefoldin subunit alpha — translation MTEQNRVEVSVDQLVAQAEQLRDYINRLQNMVRELTDSLISIESSKEAIGLLGSGGRELLLATDRKGYVILEGVTVSLGKVLVNLGMNYYVEVDPKTGVEMLNKEEESVKTNIQTLQEELSKSVSAYNEIAAILNQIQQAERQGPSGEGE, via the coding sequence GTGACGGAGCAAAATAGGGTCGAGGTGTCGGTAGATCAGTTGGTGGCCCAAGCAGAGCAATTGAGAGACTACATAAATAGGTTGCAAAACATGGTCAGGGAACTCACAGACTCCCTGATATCTATAGAGAGCAGTAAGGAAGCCATAGGACTCCTCGGCTCGGGTGGAAGGGAGCTGTTGCTCGCTACAGATAGGAAAGGCTACGTGATTCTAGAAGGCGTCACTGTGTCATTAGGGAAGGTGTTGGTGAACCTAGGAATGAATTACTATGTGGAAGTTGACCCTAAGACGGGAGTAGAAATGCTCAACAAGGAGGAAGAGAGCGTTAAAACCAACATCCAAACACTGCAGGAGGAACTATCTAAAAGCGTCAGTGCCTATAACGAAATAGCGGCGATCCTGAACCAGATACAGCAAGCGGAGAGACAAGGTCCCTCAGGAGAGGGCGAGTGA
- the ftsY gene encoding signal recognition particle-docking protein FtsY, whose product MPLQPGEQGKQETTQGEGKGGILDFLKYREVKEDELNQLLEELRTELLESDVSYTVTESLLNDLKTALMGRKLRRGTDVEEVVRTTLKKSIYEIVAQGAGLDLIEAVKVGPKPYVIVFFGINGVGKTTTIAKVAYMMKKAGLVPVVAAADTFRAAAQEQLEYHCKKLEVTLIKGKYGSDPASVAYSAITHAKKVGAQVVLVDTAGRMNTDADLMEELKRVVRISKPNMRILVLDSLAGNDALNQAKAFEENVGYDGVILTKVDADVKGGTILSVAKELGKPVVMLGVGQEYDSLVKFDPEWFVERVFS is encoded by the coding sequence CTGCCCCTGCAGCCAGGGGAACAGGGAAAACAGGAGACTACTCAGGGTGAAGGTAAGGGTGGCATCCTTGACTTCCTGAAATACAGGGAGGTCAAGGAAGACGAACTTAATCAGCTACTGGAGGAGCTGAGAACAGAACTGCTGGAAAGTGACGTGTCTTACACCGTAACTGAATCATTGTTGAACGACTTGAAGACTGCACTAATGGGAAGGAAGTTGAGGAGGGGAACTGATGTGGAGGAGGTGGTGCGAACCACCTTAAAAAAAAGCATTTACGAGATCGTGGCCCAGGGGGCCGGACTCGATCTAATAGAAGCAGTTAAAGTTGGGCCAAAACCATACGTAATCGTTTTCTTCGGCATAAACGGTGTAGGTAAGACTACTACCATTGCCAAGGTGGCCTACATGATGAAGAAGGCCGGCCTGGTTCCCGTGGTTGCAGCGGCGGACACGTTCAGAGCTGCAGCCCAAGAGCAATTGGAATATCACTGCAAGAAACTCGAGGTGACTCTAATCAAGGGCAAGTACGGTTCAGATCCAGCCTCTGTGGCCTACTCGGCCATAACCCACGCCAAGAAGGTGGGGGCTCAAGTGGTCTTAGTAGACACCGCTGGAAGGATGAACACTGACGCCGACTTAATGGAGGAACTGAAGAGAGTCGTCCGCATCTCGAAACCCAACATGAGGATCTTGGTCTTAGACTCTTTGGCTGGAAACGACGCGCTTAACCAAGCCAAGGCCTTCGAGGAGAACGTAGGCTACGACGGTGTTATACTAACTAAAGTGGACGCAGACGTTAAAGGTGGCACCATACTTTCCGTGGCCAAGGAGCTTGGGAAACCAGTTGTTATGCTGGGCGTTGGACAAGAATACGACAGTTTAGTCAAGTTCGATCCAGAATGGTTCGTAGAGAGGGTATTCAGTTAG
- a CDS encoding preprotein translocase subunit SecE: MNIRESLRELADGWKRLMTSSSKPDRKNFTFNLRTVFLVLVVIGVLALVIQLATVLLGV, from the coding sequence ATGAACATTAGGGAGAGTCTTAGAGAGCTAGCAGATGGCTGGAAGAGGCTAATGACTTCGTCCAGTAAACCAGACAGGAAGAACTTCACCTTCAACTTAAGGACGGTGTTTCTGGTACTTGTGGTGATTGGTGTTTTGGCGTTGGTGATTCAGCTGGCCACAGTCCTTTTAGGGGTATGA
- a CDS encoding transcription elongation factor Spt5: MQEARNYYVLKVTSGQELNVALMMEERIKANNISEVYAILIPPELKGYVVVEASGAHVVRLITAGIRYFRGLAHGLLTREEVLSFVSKRTVQIGLKPGDVVEIASGPFRGFQAQVARVEEAKGEVVLNILESAYPLQVTVPADNVKQIKR, encoded by the coding sequence TTGCAAGAAGCAAGGAACTACTACGTTTTAAAGGTGACCAGTGGGCAGGAACTTAACGTAGCACTTATGATGGAGGAGAGAATAAAGGCGAATAATATAAGCGAGGTCTATGCCATACTCATTCCCCCAGAGCTCAAGGGGTACGTGGTAGTGGAGGCCTCTGGGGCACACGTGGTGAGGCTCATAACCGCGGGGATAAGATACTTCAGGGGCCTTGCCCATGGCCTGCTGACTAGGGAAGAGGTGCTCTCCTTCGTTAGCAAGAGAACAGTACAGATAGGACTCAAGCCGGGAGACGTCGTGGAGATCGCCTCTGGGCCATTCAGAGGATTCCAAGCACAGGTTGCTAGAGTTGAGGAAGCAAAAGGAGAGGTAGTGTTAAATATACTGGAGTCCGCATACCCCTTGCAGGTCACAGTCCCTGCGGATAACGTGAAACAGATTAAGAGGTAG
- a CDS encoding 50S ribosomal protein L11: MPIKSIKIVVEGGNIKPGPPLAPTLSQLGLNVGEVVKRLNEATSQFKGMSLPVTLEVDVDSKRYEIRVGIPTTTSLLVKYAGAQGPSGDPAHNKVGNITMEQLVEVCLMKREGMLSRTLKAAALSVLGTAHSVGVTVEGKDAKEVAKEVKQGVHDELFSKYEEKWRGN; the protein is encoded by the coding sequence ATGCCCATCAAGTCCATCAAGATAGTGGTAGAGGGAGGCAACATTAAGCCAGGACCTCCTCTAGCGCCAACTCTCTCTCAGTTAGGACTTAACGTCGGAGAGGTAGTTAAGAGGCTCAACGAGGCTACCTCACAGTTCAAGGGAATGAGCCTCCCAGTCACTCTCGAAGTGGACGTTGATTCGAAGAGATACGAGATTAGAGTTGGAATACCCACAACAACTTCCCTACTAGTGAAGTACGCGGGAGCCCAAGGCCCTTCTGGTGATCCCGCCCACAACAAGGTGGGAAACATAACGATGGAACAACTTGTAGAGGTCTGTTTAATGAAGAGGGAAGGAATGCTCTCTAGGACGTTAAAGGCAGCAGCTCTAAGCGTCCTTGGAACTGCCCACAGTGTAGGCGTAACGGTGGAGGGGAAGGATGCCAAGGAGGTAGCAAAGGAGGTGAAACAGGGGGTGCATGACGAACTTTTTAGTAAGTACGAGGAAAAGTGGAGGGGGAACTGA